From one Streptomyces sp. CA-210063 genomic stretch:
- a CDS encoding MCE family protein gives MVAWTAAGSLLLSGCGFNGWYDVQLPGGAAADGRAYHVTVEFRDVLDLVPQSAVKVDGVTVGAVEKVELVGWHARVRLRVADSVKLPANAVADLRQTSMLGEKYVALSAPVGTAPVGRLRDGDRVPLSRSGRNPEIEEVLSALSALLNGGGVAQLKTITVELNKALEGRENRVRSLLTELDTFLGGLDGQRADIVRALKGIDRLAKRLRKEEKTIAEAVDTLPPALKVLADQRRDLTRMLTALSKLGKTGTRVVNASRDDTVANLKQLRPILQQLDKAGDDLPNSLELLTTYPFPRNVVDAVEGDYVNLAVTADLDLAGIYGNVTDKPGESGGSGEGDEGSGTPDLPDLPDLPDVPGVPTPTALPKAPEVPVEPSAPTDGDDLLCPPVCTAGYGPRGDSGRLPAGIDLALAELMLKGIQP, from the coding sequence ATGGTCGCGTGGACGGCCGCCGGTTCGCTGCTGCTGTCGGGCTGCGGGTTCAACGGCTGGTACGACGTCCAGCTCCCCGGAGGAGCGGCGGCGGACGGCCGCGCCTACCACGTCACGGTCGAGTTCAGGGACGTACTGGACCTGGTGCCGCAGTCGGCGGTCAAGGTCGATGGCGTCACCGTGGGCGCGGTCGAGAAGGTGGAGCTGGTCGGCTGGCACGCCCGGGTCCGACTGCGCGTCGCCGACTCGGTGAAGCTGCCCGCCAACGCGGTCGCCGATCTCCGCCAGACCAGCATGCTCGGCGAGAAGTACGTGGCGCTGTCCGCGCCGGTCGGTACCGCGCCCGTCGGACGGCTCCGCGACGGCGACCGCGTCCCGCTGTCCCGCAGCGGACGCAACCCGGAGATCGAGGAGGTGCTGTCCGCCCTGTCCGCGCTTCTCAACGGCGGCGGCGTCGCCCAGCTCAAGACGATCACCGTCGAGCTCAACAAGGCCCTGGAGGGCCGCGAGAACCGGGTCAGGTCCCTGCTCACGGAACTCGACACGTTCCTCGGCGGCCTCGACGGGCAGCGCGCGGACATCGTCCGCGCCCTCAAGGGCATCGACCGGCTGGCCAAGCGGCTGAGGAAGGAGGAGAAGACGATCGCCGAGGCCGTCGACACGCTGCCGCCCGCGCTGAAGGTCCTCGCCGACCAGCGCCGTGACCTGACACGGATGCTCACCGCCCTGTCGAAGCTGGGCAAGACCGGCACCCGCGTCGTGAACGCCTCGCGGGACGACACCGTCGCCAACCTCAAGCAGCTGAGGCCGATCCTGCAGCAGCTCGACAAGGCGGGCGACGACCTGCCCAACTCCCTTGAGCTGCTGACCACTTATCCATTCCCGCGCAACGTGGTCGACGCCGTCGAGGGCGACTACGTCAACCTCGCGGTCACCGCCGACCTCGACCTGGCGGGCATCTACGGCAACGTCACGGACAAGCCCGGCGAGTCCGGCGGCTCCGGTGAGGGTGACGAAGGCTCCGGCACCCCGGACCTCCCGGACCTGCCGGACCTCCCGGACGTGCCCGGTGTCCCGACGCCGACCGCGCTGCCCAAGGCCCCGGAGGTTCCGGTCGAGCCTTCGGCGCCCACGGACGGCGACGACCTGCTGTGCCCGCCGGTGTGCACCGCGGGCTACGGCCCCCGAGGGGACTCCGGCCGCCTCCCGGCGGGGATCGACCTCGCGCTCGCCGAGCTCATGCTGAAGGGAATACAGCCGTGA
- a CDS encoding MCE family protein: MTRRPSVPRTLALLTALAVLAALAVVLWPRPQAVRVTAYFPRTVGIYPGSDVRVLGVRIGEVKRITPEGSRVRVELEYEEGRRLPADAQAAIINSSVVSDRYVQLLPVYRKGPVLRDGDVIPESRTAVPVELDRIFDSLHTTSEALGPKGANKDGSLSRLLGVSADNLEGQGENLNQTVEDLSQAVTTLSDGRGDLFGTVQNLQVFTAALAADDRRVRSFNGSLADVAEQLAGERKDLAAALEHLGAALGDVSEFVKKNKKSLTSNVRGLSKVTKVLVTQRAALEELLEVAPTGLSNLQNAYNASAGTLDTRNNPEEPQDPASLLCSLLKTIGDEGGKNPDCAELKKLFDSLPEVPTAPATTGTVDRTLGGILEARA, from the coding sequence ATGACCAGGCGCCCGTCCGTCCCGCGCACCCTGGCACTGCTCACCGCGCTCGCGGTCCTCGCCGCGCTCGCGGTCGTACTGTGGCCGCGCCCCCAGGCCGTCCGGGTCACGGCGTACTTCCCGCGCACCGTCGGTATCTACCCCGGCTCGGACGTCCGTGTCCTCGGCGTCCGCATCGGCGAGGTCAAGCGGATCACCCCGGAGGGCAGCCGGGTGCGCGTCGAGCTGGAGTACGAGGAGGGCCGCAGGCTGCCCGCCGACGCGCAGGCCGCCATCATCAACTCCTCGGTCGTCAGCGACCGTTACGTGCAGCTGCTGCCGGTGTACCGCAAGGGCCCGGTACTGCGGGACGGCGACGTCATTCCCGAGTCGCGCACGGCCGTCCCCGTCGAGCTGGACCGGATCTTCGACAGCCTGCACACCACGTCCGAGGCGCTCGGCCCGAAGGGCGCGAACAAGGACGGCTCCCTGTCGCGGCTGCTGGGCGTGAGCGCGGACAACCTCGAAGGCCAGGGCGAGAACCTCAACCAGACCGTCGAGGATCTCTCGCAGGCCGTCACCACCTTGTCCGACGGGCGGGGTGACCTGTTCGGCACCGTACAGAACCTCCAGGTGTTCACGGCCGCGCTGGCGGCCGACGACCGACGCGTCCGGTCGTTCAACGGCAGCCTCGCCGACGTGGCGGAGCAGCTCGCCGGGGAGCGCAAGGACCTCGCGGCGGCGCTGGAGCACCTGGGTGCGGCACTCGGCGACGTGTCGGAGTTCGTGAAGAAGAACAAGAAGTCACTGACCTCGAACGTGCGGGGCCTCAGCAAGGTCACCAAGGTCCTGGTCACCCAACGCGCCGCGCTGGAGGAGCTGTTGGAGGTCGCCCCCACGGGTCTGTCGAACCTGCAGAACGCCTACAACGCCTCCGCCGGCACGCTCGACACCCGCAACAACCCCGAGGAGCCGCAGGACCCGGCCTCCCTCCTGTGCTCCCTTCTGAAGACGATCGGGGACGAGGGCGGCAAGAACCCCGACTGCGCGGAGCTGAAGAAGCTCTTCGACTCCCTGCCCGAGGTACCGACGGCCCCCGCCACGACGGGCACGGTCGACCGAACGCTCGGCGGAATCCTGGAGGCCCGAGCATGA
- a CDS encoding MerR family transcriptional regulator, with the protein MTVTVAAAERLIRIGEVARGAGVSVRAVRYYEQQGLLVAERSPSGQRLYRQDAIALVRFFQQMFAAGLTSRRISELLPCWDAGHTDAGQRAMLRAERERIQAKIDDLQAALDHLDEVIAITDTHP; encoded by the coding sequence ATGACTGTCACAGTGGCCGCAGCCGAGCGGTTGATCCGCATCGGCGAGGTGGCACGAGGTGCCGGCGTCTCAGTGCGCGCGGTGCGCTACTACGAGCAGCAAGGGCTGCTCGTCGCGGAGCGCAGCCCGTCCGGCCAGCGCCTGTACCGGCAGGACGCCATCGCCCTGGTCCGCTTCTTCCAGCAGATGTTCGCCGCCGGCCTCACCAGCCGAAGGATCAGCGAACTCCTGCCGTGCTGGGACGCCGGGCACACCGACGCCGGGCAACGAGCCATGCTGCGAGCCGAGCGCGAGCGCATCCAGGCCAAGATCGACGACCTGCAGGCCGCCCTGGACCACCTCGACGAGGTCATCGCGATCACGGACACGCACCCGTAG
- a CDS encoding MCE family protein: MRTTGARQAAAPLVKFGVFALVTILATALLAATIVNISFAPKDTYRAVFSDVTGLEEGDDIRVAGVRVGEVEGIRIKDRTLAEVTFTVIADRPLLTSTGAVVRYRNLVGQRYIALTEGVGDSTRLRPGGTIPLSRTQPALDLNALLNGFKPLFAALSPSDVNQLATEIIKTLQGEGGTVNSLLAHTASLTTTLADRDELIGSVIDNLNSVLKTLDRRGARFSGLLKQLRRVISGLSTDRKPIGKSLVSIGDLTEATSGLLHDARPPLKDDIAGLGELTGTLNRNEKTVEGVLKRLPNKLTELTGTASYGSWFNFYLCDFDGRIVLPKTEQVLTPEFHVARARCGA; this comes from the coding sequence ATGAGGACCACAGGAGCCCGTCAAGCCGCCGCCCCGCTGGTGAAGTTCGGCGTCTTCGCGCTGGTCACGATCCTGGCGACGGCCCTGCTCGCCGCCACCATCGTCAACATCTCCTTCGCGCCGAAGGACACCTACCGGGCGGTGTTCAGCGATGTGACCGGCCTGGAGGAGGGCGACGACATCCGCGTGGCCGGGGTGCGGGTCGGCGAGGTCGAGGGCATCCGGATCAAGGACCGGACGCTGGCCGAGGTCACCTTCACGGTCATCGCGGACCGCCCACTCCTCACCAGTACCGGCGCGGTCGTCCGCTACCGGAACCTGGTCGGGCAGCGGTACATCGCGCTCACCGAGGGCGTCGGCGACAGCACCCGGCTGCGGCCCGGCGGCACCATCCCGCTGTCCAGGACCCAGCCCGCGCTGGACCTCAACGCGCTGCTGAACGGCTTCAAGCCGCTGTTCGCCGCGCTCAGCCCGAGTGACGTCAACCAGCTCGCCACCGAGATCATCAAAACCCTGCAGGGCGAGGGCGGCACGGTGAACAGCCTGCTCGCGCACACGGCGTCGCTCACCACGACGCTCGCCGACCGCGACGAGCTGATCGGCTCCGTGATCGACAACCTCAACTCCGTACTGAAGACGCTCGACCGGCGCGGTGCCCGCTTCTCCGGGCTGCTGAAGCAACTGCGGCGGGTGATCTCCGGACTGTCCACCGACCGCAAGCCCATCGGGAAGTCCCTGGTGAGCATCGGCGACCTCACGGAGGCCACGTCGGGGCTCCTGCACGACGCCCGCCCGCCGCTGAAGGACGACATCGCCGGGCTGGGCGAGCTCACCGGAACGCTGAACAGGAACGAGAAGACCGTGGAGGGCGTCCTGAAGCGGCTGCCGAACAAGCTCACCGAGCTGACGGGGACGGCGTCCTACGGCTCGTGGTTCAACTTCTACCTCTGCGACTTCGACGGACGGATCGTGCTGCCGAAGACGGAGCAGGTACTCACCCCCGAGTTCCACGTGGCGCGGGCGAGGTGCGGCGCATGA
- a CDS encoding SDR family oxidoreductase produces MDINNSVALVTGANRGLGRAFAQRLLERGARKVYATARRPETVDLPGVEVLPLDIADPASVRAAAEAAPDVSLLINNAGISTGTDLVTGSLDAVRHELETNMFGHLGMIREFAPALARNGGGAIVNVLSAMSWFGGKGANAYHLTKAAAWAMTNGVRLELAEQGTLVTAVHLGLADTDMAAGWPVDKIAPPDLADAALDGVQAGSAEVLADQWSRDVKSRLPLTPEEFNAAMDRALAALMAA; encoded by the coding sequence ATGGATATCAACAACTCCGTCGCCCTTGTCACCGGAGCCAACCGCGGCCTGGGCCGCGCCTTCGCCCAGCGCCTGCTCGAACGGGGCGCCCGCAAGGTCTACGCGACGGCCCGCCGACCGGAGACCGTGGACCTGCCCGGGGTCGAGGTGCTGCCCCTCGACATCGCCGATCCCGCATCCGTGAGGGCCGCCGCCGAGGCCGCCCCGGACGTCTCGCTACTCATCAACAACGCGGGAATCAGTACGGGGACCGACCTGGTGACCGGTTCGCTGGACGCGGTGCGGCACGAGCTGGAGACCAACATGTTCGGCCACCTGGGAATGATCCGGGAGTTCGCGCCGGCGCTCGCCAGGAACGGCGGGGGCGCGATCGTCAACGTCCTCTCCGCCATGTCGTGGTTCGGGGGCAAGGGCGCCAATGCCTACCACCTGACCAAGGCCGCCGCCTGGGCCATGACCAACGGCGTCCGCCTGGAGCTCGCCGAGCAGGGCACGCTCGTCACAGCGGTACACCTCGGCCTGGCCGACACCGACATGGCGGCGGGCTGGCCCGTGGACAAGATCGCTCCGCCGGACCTGGCCGACGCCGCGCTCGACGGTGTCCAGGCGGGCTCCGCCGAGGTCCTCGCCGACCAGTGGAGTCGGGACGTCAAGTCCCGTCTGCCGCTGACGCCGGAAGAGTTCAACGCCGCAATGGACCGCGCCCTGGCGGCGCTGATGGCGGCCTGA
- a CDS encoding MlaE family ABC transporter permease yields MRPLRLLDRPLRSLEELGTQLSFYGRSLAWTGRTLRRYKKEIVRLLAEVSFGRGALAVVGGTVGVIAFLSFFTGTEVGLQGYAALNQLGTSNFVAFLSAYFNTREIAPLVAGLALSATVGAGFTAQLGAMRISEETDALEVMGVPSLPFLVTTRMVAGFVAVIPLYVIGLLSSYLAARTITTVYYGQSTGTYDHYFHQYLPPVDVLWSFGKVIVFAVLIILVHCYYGYYASGGPAGVGVAVGRAVRTSIVAINVLDFFLSLAIWGANTTVRIAG; encoded by the coding sequence ATGCGACCTCTACGACTCCTCGACCGCCCGCTCCGCTCGCTGGAGGAGCTGGGCACCCAACTCTCCTTCTACGGCCGCTCGCTCGCGTGGACCGGCCGCACCCTGCGCCGCTACAAGAAGGAGATCGTGCGGCTGCTCGCCGAGGTGAGCTTCGGGCGCGGGGCACTGGCCGTCGTCGGCGGCACGGTCGGCGTCATCGCCTTCCTGTCGTTCTTCACCGGCACCGAGGTGGGCCTCCAGGGCTACGCGGCCCTCAACCAGCTCGGCACCTCCAACTTCGTGGCCTTCCTGTCGGCGTACTTCAACACCCGGGAGATCGCCCCGCTGGTGGCCGGACTCGCCCTGTCCGCCACGGTCGGCGCCGGCTTCACCGCACAGCTCGGAGCGATGCGGATCAGTGAGGAGACCGACGCCCTGGAGGTGATGGGCGTGCCCTCGCTGCCGTTCCTGGTGACCACCAGGATGGTCGCCGGTTTCGTCGCCGTGATCCCGCTGTACGTGATCGGCCTGCTGTCCTCCTACCTCGCCGCCCGCACCATCACCACCGTCTACTACGGGCAGTCGACCGGCACGTACGACCACTACTTCCACCAGTACCTGCCGCCCGTCGACGTCCTGTGGTCCTTCGGCAAGGTGATCGTCTTCGCCGTACTGATCATCCTGGTGCACTGCTACTACGGCTACTACGCGAGCGGCGGACCCGCCGGGGTCGGCGTCGCCGTGGGCCGTGCGGTGCGGACCTCGATCGTCGCCATCAACGTCCTGGACTTCTTTCTGAGCCTCGCGATCTGGGGCGCCAACACGACCGTACGGATCGCGGGGTGA
- a CDS encoding MCE family protein encodes MITRTVKAQLLAFAVLTGVGVSYVGAEYTGLVDDVLDRGYTVRADFAASGGIFSGAEVTYRGVPVGRVGELRLSGSGVSVALEIEDDAPRIPADTLAVVANRSAVGEQYVDLQPRRTGGPYLLDGSPIPRERTRVPLPTTDLVVSLDRLVNSVGKDDLRTTVDELGKAFSGTGPRLSRLVDSGNELVEAASDTLPETISLIEDSRTVLKTQSDQGSAIKSFSRDLAALTAELKASDGDLRRLIDNAVPAAQEIDSLLKSTRPDLPVLLANLISGGQVTVARLPGVEQALVTFPVVVAGSYTVVPGDGTTHFGLVLGADDPPPCTQGYDGTRRRDPADTSTRPANTDARCTAPRGSDTSVRGAQNAPGASAGSYGAERAAYVTPYDPDTGTATGPDGTPVEIGSTGGEQTVFGKESWQWLLVGPMA; translated from the coding sequence GTGATCACACGTACGGTCAAGGCCCAGCTGCTCGCCTTCGCCGTCCTCACCGGCGTGGGGGTGTCGTACGTCGGCGCCGAGTACACGGGCCTGGTGGACGACGTCCTCGACCGCGGCTACACCGTGCGGGCCGACTTCGCCGCGTCCGGGGGCATCTTCTCCGGCGCCGAGGTCACCTACCGAGGGGTGCCGGTGGGCCGGGTGGGCGAGCTGCGGCTGTCCGGCTCGGGGGTGTCGGTGGCCCTGGAGATCGAGGACGACGCACCCCGTATTCCGGCCGACACCCTGGCGGTGGTCGCCAACCGTTCGGCGGTGGGGGAGCAGTACGTCGATCTGCAACCGCGGCGGACCGGCGGACCGTACCTGCTCGACGGCAGCCCGATACCGCGCGAGCGCACGCGGGTGCCGCTGCCCACCACCGACCTCGTCGTCAGCCTCGACCGGTTGGTCAACTCGGTCGGCAAGGACGATCTGCGGACCACCGTCGACGAGTTGGGCAAGGCCTTCTCCGGCACCGGGCCACGGCTGAGCCGGCTGGTGGACTCGGGCAACGAACTCGTCGAGGCGGCGTCGGACACGCTCCCGGAGACGATCTCGCTGATCGAGGACTCGCGGACGGTACTCAAGACACAGTCCGACCAGGGTTCGGCCATCAAGTCGTTCTCCCGCGATCTGGCGGCGCTCACGGCTGAGTTGAAGGCGAGTGACGGGGACCTGCGCCGGCTGATCGACAACGCGGTGCCCGCCGCACAGGAGATCGACTCCCTGCTGAAGTCCACCCGGCCGGACCTGCCGGTCCTGCTGGCCAACCTCATCAGCGGCGGCCAGGTCACCGTGGCGCGGCTGCCCGGAGTCGAACAGGCCCTGGTCACCTTCCCGGTCGTCGTCGCCGGCAGCTACACGGTCGTCCCGGGCGACGGCACCACCCACTTCGGCCTCGTCCTCGGCGCCGACGACCCGCCGCCGTGCACCCAGGGGTACGACGGGACACGGCGGCGCGACCCCGCCGACACCAGCACGCGCCCGGCGAACACCGACGCACGTTGCACGGCGCCGCGCGGCAGCGACACCTCGGTGCGCGGCGCGCAGAACGCCCCCGGCGCGTCGGCGGGTTCGTACGGCGCCGAACGGGCCGCATACGTCACCCCGTACGACCCGGACACCGGCACCGCCACCGGCCCGGACGGGACACCCGTCGAGATCGGCTCGACGGGCGGCGAACAGACCGTCTTCGGAAAGGAGTCGTGGCAATGGCTACTCGTCGGACCGATGGCATGA
- a CDS encoding MCE family protein, giving the protein MRIRIVPRRTRRRRPEPLMKVRVLPPRLPGLSKLLGLPKPRLLPRGKRRPEPLVKVRVLPPRLPRIRLPRKAGRPRLKPFRDRNPVVVGAVGLTTLALLTVAAFNADSLPVIGGGETYSAAFSEAGGLKPGDEVRIAGVKVGKVEDVDLDGDHVKVTFKVKHDPDFGTGTGASIRVKTILGAKYLALHPKGPGQLEPGSEIPLRRTVSAYDVVQAFSDLTTTTEEVDAEQLAKALDTISTTFQDSPAEVRASIKGLSRISRTVASRDKALRGLLDHANGVTGVLADHSEDFSALVKDGDKLFKEISKRRAAIHKLLKNSALLGIELSGLVEDNREEIGPALKNLNTFVRMLERNQASLDRSVKLLAPYVRVFTNTLGNGQWFDSYVQNLVAAPVVPRTGGSR; this is encoded by the coding sequence ATGAGGATCCGCATCGTGCCGCGCAGGACGCGGCGCCGCCGCCCCGAGCCCCTGATGAAGGTGCGCGTCCTGCCACCGAGGCTGCCCGGGCTGTCGAAGCTGCTCGGACTGCCGAAGCCGCGGCTTCTCCCGCGCGGGAAGCGACGCCCCGAGCCTCTCGTGAAGGTGCGCGTTCTGCCACCGAGGCTGCCGAGGATCAGGCTGCCCCGGAAGGCGGGCCGCCCGCGGCTGAAGCCGTTCCGGGACCGCAACCCCGTCGTCGTCGGCGCGGTCGGCCTCACCACCCTCGCGCTGCTGACCGTGGCCGCGTTCAACGCCGACAGCCTGCCGGTGATCGGCGGCGGCGAGACGTACAGCGCCGCCTTCTCGGAGGCGGGCGGCCTCAAGCCGGGCGACGAGGTGCGGATCGCCGGGGTCAAGGTCGGCAAGGTCGAGGACGTCGATCTCGACGGCGACCACGTCAAGGTGACCTTCAAGGTCAAGCACGACCCGGACTTCGGCACCGGGACCGGTGCGTCCATCCGGGTCAAGACGATCCTCGGCGCGAAGTACCTGGCGCTGCACCCGAAGGGACCGGGCCAACTGGAGCCGGGCAGCGAGATCCCGCTGCGGCGGACGGTGTCCGCGTACGACGTCGTGCAGGCCTTCAGCGACCTGACGACCACGACGGAGGAGGTCGACGCGGAACAGCTCGCCAAGGCGCTGGACACGATCTCCACCACCTTCCAGGACTCGCCCGCGGAGGTCCGGGCCTCCATCAAGGGACTGTCACGGATCTCCCGGACGGTGGCCTCGCGCGACAAGGCGCTGCGCGGGCTCCTCGACCACGCGAACGGGGTCACCGGGGTCCTGGCCGACCACTCGGAGGACTTCTCCGCGCTGGTGAAGGACGGCGACAAGCTGTTCAAGGAGATCAGCAAGCGGCGCGCCGCGATCCACAAACTGCTCAAGAACTCCGCCCTGCTGGGCATCGAGCTCTCCGGCCTGGTCGAGGACAACCGGGAGGAGATCGGGCCCGCGCTCAAGAACCTCAACACCTTCGTCAGGATGCTCGAACGCAACCAGGCGAGCCTGGACCGGAGCGTCAAGCTGCTCGCGCCCTACGTCCGGGTCTTCACCAACACCCTCGGCAACGGCCAGTGGTTCGACTCCTACGTCCAGAACCTGGTCGCCGCCCCGGTGGTGCCACGTACGGGAGGCTCACGATGA
- a CDS encoding MlaE family ABC transporter permease, whose product MSLSPTGALRHSGNLFAMALDVVRTIPRRPFQAREFIQQTWFVASVTILPTALVSIPFGAVIALQIGSLTRQLGAQSFAGAASVLAVLREASPIVTALLIAGAGGTAICADLGARKIRDEIDAMQVLGIDPIHRLVVPRVLASMVVAVLLNGLVSVVGVAGGYFFNVILQNGTPGAYLASFTTLAQLSDLWAAEVKALVFGAIAGIVASYKGLTAKGGPKGVGDAVNQSVVITFMLLFVTNFVMTAVYFQVVPQRG is encoded by the coding sequence GTGAGCCTGTCGCCGACCGGAGCGCTGCGGCACTCGGGCAACCTCTTCGCCATGGCGTTGGACGTCGTGCGGACCATCCCCCGACGGCCGTTCCAGGCGCGGGAGTTCATCCAGCAGACGTGGTTCGTCGCGAGCGTCACGATCCTGCCCACGGCCCTCGTGTCGATCCCCTTCGGGGCCGTCATCGCCCTCCAGATAGGCAGCCTGACCCGGCAACTCGGCGCCCAGTCCTTCGCGGGTGCCGCCTCCGTCCTCGCCGTCCTGCGGGAGGCCTCGCCGATCGTCACCGCGCTGCTGATCGCGGGCGCGGGCGGTACGGCGATCTGCGCGGACCTCGGGGCGCGCAAGATCCGGGACGAGATCGACGCCATGCAGGTACTCGGCATCGACCCGATCCACCGGCTGGTCGTACCCCGCGTACTGGCCTCCATGGTGGTGGCCGTGCTGCTCAACGGCCTGGTGTCGGTCGTGGGCGTGGCCGGCGGCTACTTCTTCAACGTGATCCTCCAGAACGGCACGCCCGGCGCGTATCTGGCGTCCTTCACCACCCTCGCCCAGCTCTCCGACCTGTGGGCGGCGGAGGTGAAGGCGCTGGTGTTCGGGGCGATCGCCGGGATCGTCGCCTCGTACAAGGGGCTCACCGCGAAGGGCGGACCCAAGGGCGTCGGCGACGCGGTCAACCAGTCCGTGGTGATCACCTTCATGTTGCTGTTCGTGACCAACTTCGTGATGACCGCGGTGTACTTCCAAGTCGTCCCGCAGAGGGGCTGA
- a CDS encoding MCE family protein: MRVLRLRLYGVAFVAVLALLLSLAVAVYQQAFTSVVRITLEAGSLGNQLDPRADVKLRGLLVGEVRAVRADGEKATLDIALKPEHVAFIPADVHARLLPKTLFGEKYVDLVAPRGSSARPIRAGDVITQDRTKAGMELQRLLNDLLPLLRTVEPAELNATLSAFATALEGRGDRIGDNLTRVESYLRRLNPHLPALKEDISRFADVAEVYGDAAPDLMRILRNTVTTSRTVVEKKDRLAAALRTTATVAGTGENFFDTNGDRLITLGRVSRPTLELFARYSPEYPCLLEGLVRQEKASEEAFRGGRMRITLEVVRPQAAYEPGEEPRYAERSGPDCRGLPRPPVPAPHTELNDGTSPGGSGGALPGGAHVSATEAEQRAVGSLVAPVLGVPADEVPPVATLLFGPLARGTAVSVA, from the coding sequence ATGAGAGTACTGAGACTTCGGTTGTACGGCGTCGCCTTCGTGGCCGTGCTCGCGCTGCTGCTGTCGCTCGCCGTGGCCGTCTACCAGCAGGCGTTCACCTCGGTGGTGCGCATCACCCTGGAGGCCGGCAGCCTCGGCAACCAGCTGGATCCGCGCGCCGACGTCAAGCTGCGCGGGCTGCTGGTCGGCGAGGTCCGCGCGGTGCGCGCGGACGGCGAGAAGGCGACCCTCGACATCGCGCTCAAGCCGGAGCACGTCGCGTTCATCCCGGCGGACGTGCACGCCCGGCTGCTGCCCAAGACGCTGTTCGGCGAGAAGTACGTCGACCTCGTCGCACCGCGCGGCTCCTCGGCCCGGCCCATCCGCGCCGGGGACGTCATCACCCAGGACCGTACGAAGGCGGGCATGGAACTGCAGCGGTTGCTGAACGACCTGCTGCCGCTGCTGCGCACGGTCGAGCCGGCCGAACTGAACGCCACACTCTCGGCGTTCGCCACCGCGCTGGAGGGCCGCGGCGACCGGATCGGAGACAACCTCACCCGCGTCGAAAGCTATCTGCGCCGCCTCAACCCGCATCTGCCGGCCCTCAAGGAGGACATCTCGCGCTTCGCCGATGTCGCCGAGGTGTACGGGGACGCGGCGCCCGACCTGATGCGGATCCTGCGGAACACGGTCACCACCAGCCGCACGGTCGTCGAGAAGAAGGACCGGCTGGCCGCCGCGCTCCGCACCACGGCGACCGTCGCGGGCACCGGTGAGAACTTCTTCGACACGAACGGCGACCGGCTGATCACGCTGGGCCGGGTCTCCCGACCCACCCTGGAACTGTTCGCCCGCTACTCACCCGAGTACCCCTGCCTCCTCGAAGGCCTGGTCCGGCAGGAGAAGGCGTCCGAGGAGGCGTTCCGGGGCGGCCGGATGCGGATCACCCTCGAAGTCGTACGCCCGCAGGCCGCGTACGAGCCCGGCGAGGAGCCGCGCTACGCCGAGCGGTCCGGGCCGGACTGCCGGGGGCTGCCCCGTCCACCGGTGCCCGCACCCCACACGGAGCTCAACGACGGTACGTCGCCCGGCGGTTCGGGCGGCGCCCTGCCCGGAGGTGCCCACGTGTCCGCCACCGAGGCCGAGCAGCGGGCCGTGGGCTCGCTCGTGGCCCCCGTCCTGGGCGTACCGGCGGACGAGGTGCCGCCCGTCGCGACCCTGTTGTTCGGCCCGCTGGCCAGGGGAACGGCGGTGAGCGTCGCATGA